One stretch of Cohnella algarum DNA includes these proteins:
- a CDS encoding hydrolase/acyltransferase has protein sequence MSKMSYVLLQRKDGSLLFVEMPASHAYQLSALNLRLHKELSKLTADNVPELPAAVAECSGLELLDEQTAPVSGLRYIDELERTFAAIRESAYPLVSLLTEIRALQAQLEQWYEEEELL, from the coding sequence ATGTCCAAGATGTCCTACGTCCTGCTGCAGCGGAAAGACGGGAGCCTGCTTTTTGTCGAGATGCCGGCTTCTCACGCCTATCAATTGAGCGCATTGAATTTGCGGTTGCACAAGGAGCTGTCCAAGCTGACCGCCGACAACGTTCCCGAGCTGCCCGCAGCCGTGGCCGAATGCTCCGGTCTCGAGCTGCTGGACGAACAAACGGCCCCCGTAAGCGGCTTGCGCTATATCGACGAATTGGAGCGAACGTTCGCCGCGATTCGCGAATCGGCGTACCCGCTCGTTTCGCTGCTGACCGAAATTCGCGCCCTTCAGGCTCAACTCGAGCAATGGTACGAGGAGGAAGAGCTGCTTTGA
- the cmpA gene encoding cortex morphogenetic protein CmpA has product MPQWLCNQLMRAYLKKDRRQIKMLNDCWFFYQRQTPSQQTTATRSQH; this is encoded by the coding sequence ATGCCGCAATGGCTGTGCAATCAGCTCATGCGAGCGTACCTGAAAAAGGACCGCAGGCAAATTAAAATGCTGAACGACTGCTGGTTTTTCTACCAGCGGCAAACGCCGTCGCAACAGACGACGGCCACGCGTTCCCAGCACTGA